One Aegilops tauschii subsp. strangulata cultivar AL8/78 chromosome 2, Aet v6.0, whole genome shotgun sequence genomic window, ggcgcctGCGTGTCGGGCgccacacaaaaaggtcagccgcgtgaaatagttttaCGGGCagtttattttgtgatttgatttcgtccacaggtcaaaattgtcaaatttgccggatttgggaggaagaagggtggGGGTAAAGTGGTCATTTTCGTAGACATCAGACTTAAAACAATTCCAGTAAAAATGGTTTTACGGAATGACCGTATAATTTATCAGAGGTTGTCAAACAACAATAATTTATCAGAGAGGGAGGACTTGTTTTTAACAAGGCAGTGGTAAAGTGGTCATTTTCGTAGATATCAAACTTACTCCTGTTTATATTTACAAAAAATATTATGAAAGAAAAGCAAAAAAATCCGATCATTAAAACAAGAAAAATACCGTCATGTTGACTATTTATTTTatcttctactccctccgtttcacaAATATAACATGTTTTGAATATTTTAATATGAACAATATTTTTTTTATCATAGCTTGCCACGGAACTAGTTAAGGTTTTCGACCGTGTACAAGTTTTCAAAAATACTGGAACAGCACACCTATAATATAACATGACCCAATGGAGTGATTGAAAAAAATACAACTTTATGTGTCCTGGACAGGAAAAAAAACAAGTATTTTGTATATATTTAGGTCACAGTGAGCAGAAATGTTCTATTTTTGCTGAGGACACATAAATGCATGTTTTCACAATCCCTCCGTTGGATCATCTTATTACATTAGAGAGATGCTCCACTATTTATTTCCTATTTTTTGATAACTTTTAAACCGTTAAAATCTTAGCGAGGCTAAACAACTTTTTTGATAATCTATTTTTGACACAGTTTTACCCAACATACGGACTAAAATAAGTGTACAAAAACACTAAAATTAACGTGCATATATACATTCAACTCAGAAAGAATTTAGTAAAGTTCTTATATTTGTTTCTTTTCGGTCCATCCTTTCTTTGTTTCCCTTTCTTTTCGGTTTTTCAAATACTttatcacattttttctatctTTCATGATTTCTAAAATGGATGTTCCCTTTTCAAAACACATTTTCCTTTTTATCCATAATTcctatttttctcttttttatagCTTTCGGTTTCATTATTAATACAGTAACACTCCATCAATCATACCTCTTTGAGGCAGGTATAGGCAAGGGGCCAAATTTATCTGGTTTTGAAAATTGAGTGTCAACTTTGTCTCATTTTATCATGGACCAAAAGTTGACCGAAAAATAATGCTTCGCTTTAGTAAGCTGGGCATAATATTTCATGAGAGAAAAACACATTCATATATACAGTACCCTTAACAAAATTAACTAATAGAAGAATTTCGCCATACACACAGCTCAAGATCAAAATAAAAATAGTTCAACAAATATACAACAAAGGACAATTGATGCTTTTTGTAGCCAATTATTGCCACTGCAAATCATATCTATGTGCTCAAGCCTCAAAGTTTCTTCCAATTTGTCAAATAGACAGGGTACTATGAAGAATGAACTTGACTTGTTACTACATTCTTAATAATAAAGAATCAGCGTGCTCTAACAGAGCAGAAATATTCATCAATCGTCATCACGGTGTTCCAGAAAAGCATCTCTTATAGCAGAAAGTTTTGCACAAACATCTTTCATTCCAGGTCTATCCTTCGGAGATTCCACGGTACATGACAATCCAAGAGCAATCAGGGGGACAATATATCTCTGCGTCCATACTTCTGCACACACTTGATGCTCCTCATGTCCCATACGAGGATCTAGAATCTCCGCGACTCTTTCAGGGAACATGGATTCAGAGAAAATGGGAAGGGTAAGCCCATCAACAAACATATCATCGGTTGGTCGTTTTCCGGTAAGCAACtccagcaggagcactccaaaactatatgcatcagctcctATGGAGATCTCGTAACCAGTCCCGTACTCTGCGAAGAAGCAATGCTTTAGAATAATGCACATACATTAAAGACAAAGTATAATTAAGTGGAAATGGAAAAGCTAAACTCACCAGGTGCCATGTATCCAACTGTTCCTCCAACATCATCCAGGCTTTCAGGAATAAACATATCAGGCGACAAAAACTTTGCCGAGCCGAAATCACTGAGCCGCGCGGTCATGTCATCGTCCAAAAGGATGTTCTCTGGCTTCAAATCACAATGGATCAGAGGAGGCGTCAGTTGGTTGTGGACATAATCAAGAGCAGAAGCCACATCTGCCTCTATGCATATCCTCTGGCCAAAGTTTAGCGCTCTGCCTGGGATTCCATTGTGTTGCTCAGAATGTAACCATCTGTCAAGGCTGCCGTTAACCATGAACTTGAATATCAGCGCTTTGAACTCGTGATTTTGTGAATCAAGTGTCGAGCATATGGTCACAGGACACATTATATTTCTATGGCGGGTGTTTCGTAGCACTTCACACTCAATACAGTAACTATCACTTCCACTAGGTTCACTCAAGTTGAACACTTTGATGGCAACCAATCTCCTGTCGGACTTGAACCTACCAACATAAACTGACCCAGTAGAGGTTGAGCTAATAGTATGTAGCGAAGAAAGCCAGTTGGTAGCTTTAAGAATGTCCTGATATGACACCCTCTTCAGCTTCTTCTCATCGTTGCGCGGAGCTGTATGCACTTCTCTTCTCTTGTGATGGGTAACAAAACGAAACATCTTCTTGGACACAACTGCCAATTGGAAAAATAAGAACACTGCTCTCTTCCAAAGAGCGGGCGAAAACCATAGCAAGACTAGGGAAGCAATAGTAAGTGGTGGTAGTACAATTAGCAGCAAGGTTGCCATCAAGGACAGATGGTGCTTTGTTTTAGTTCCTGAAGATGAGATGCCATGACAAATTGGTAATGCTAGCCTCGAGGAATTCGAACAGAGTCCCTTGTTTCCACCCAAAACTACTGCGGTAGAATTCTCAAAGATCCCACTTGTAGGAATAGCCCCTTCCAAGTTGTTGTAAGATAGATCGAGTTGCTCCAACATAGGAAGGTACCCAAATAATTCAGGCACGACACCAGATAATTCATTGTGAGAAAGATTAATCTGCAGGGTTGATGCTAACTGCCATCTTGCTGGAATTTGTCCATGAAACTTGTTTACTTCCATGTGAAGGGATGTTGGACCATCACCAACACCATGTGTACCAAGTTCCAATGGCAGTTCCCCGGTGAGATTGTTGTGCGAGAAGTCCAGACCCAAGGAAAATGGAGGGTTGGCAAAGAGTTCGACTGGTATTGACCCATTGAGATTGTTTCGAGACAAGTTGAGTTCAAGAAGTCCCTTGCACAAACCTAAACTACCAGGTATGTTACCGGTCAACTTGTTATCACTAAGATAAAGCTTGCCTAGTTGAGTAATGTCACCAACCGAGGGAGGGATCAGACCTGATAATTTGTTGTTTGATAGACTTAGGATATATAGGTATTGCAGCTTCCCAATGGTAGAAGGTATGCTTCCAGAAAGAAAATTGCTTTCCATTCTAAGCGAAGTGAGATTAACAAGATTGCTAATCTCAGCAGGTATGGAGCCTGAAATTTGGTTTGATGCAAGCGATAAATCTCCTAGCGTTGTGGAAAGATTAACAACTGCAATAGGTAAGCTGCCTTTTAGAGCATTCCCTTCCAAGGACAATTTTGTCAGCTGGGTGCAACTTGCCAGAGATGTAAGAAATGACCAGTCATATGCTTCTAGCAAGTTCTTCCCTAAAATTAACTGACGCAAGTTTGCCAACGAACCAAGAGATGGCACAGAGCCATGTAATGAGTTGTTTGAAAGATCAAGTACCTGAAGATTTAACATGTTAGCTATTGAAGTAGGGATCAGGCCCTCCAGCCTGTTGCTTCCCAGGATTAGGGACTGGAGGTTTGGTAGTGAGTAACCAATGTGAGATGGTATCTGTCCAACAAGGGCATTGCTGCCTACGCTAAAGTACTTGagtgatgtcatgttgtaaagAGACAACGGGACACTCCCTGATAAACTGTTGAAACTTAGATCAAGCTCAAACAGTTTAGTAATGTGACTCAAAGTCTCTGGAATTAATCCTGATAACCTATTTTGGCCGAGCAATATAGAAGTGAGGGAAGAAACATTTCCTATCGTGGGAGGTATGCTTCCAGAGAGGAAGTTCTCTGTCAGGCAAAGAAATTTGAGTGTTGTTACATTACGAAAGTGTGGGATTAGACCAGTGAAAGAATTTATCTGGAGATCAACCATAAAAAGCTTAGATGAGTTATCAAACAAAGGAGAGGGGATCACTCCAGAGAGATTATTACGTGACAGTATAAGTGTGCTGAGTGAGGAACAATTGGCCCATGAGAGAGGAATACCACCGGTCAGACTATTGTTTGCAAGATTGACATAGCTAAGTGAATTGCTAGTGCCTATGGAATCAGGGATGTTATCTCCAAGACTGTTGCCGGCAAGATTCAGCGTATGGAGGTTTGGGAGCTTACCCAACTCTTCAGGGATTGTGCCCGACAGATCATTATCAGCAAGGTTCATCGATGACAGAAACGTCAAGTTGACTACACATCCAGAAATTTTCCCACCGAGACGAGCAGAAGTGACATTAAGAGAGACCACCCGAGGTGGAAACTTTGTGCTGCAGGTAACCCCCTTCCAGCCACAAAAGTTGAGTGAGTCGGCTCTCCATGAGTTTAGGATGTGAAGGGGATAATAATGGACGCCGTACCTGAAGCAAAGGAGAGCCCAACGATCGATCTCGGACTCATTTGCTTGTGCTGCTTCGAGTATTGTAGTGTTGAAAGAGAAAAGGATGAGCAAACTACAGAGCAGAGACAAGAGTGAGGGCATGATGCCCAGAGTTTACAGGATGTGGACGAACCAAGGAGCTGGGAATACTTTTGGGAGATCTTGTGTGTAGAATATGCCATTTAAAGGATTTGTCTGCCGGAAGGAATGGGCCTGGAGTTATGCTACACTATTGACTTGACTTAACAAACAATGGTGGGCTGTCTCGCCCTGAACGTGTTGCAAGGGTAAAGAAAAGTAGAAGAATGAAACAAATATCTGTGGAAGAAAACGTGTGCAGACTGAGTTATGGATTGTGGCCAGTAGAATTTCAGTAAGCAGAATAAAAACTGGAAGAGGAAAGGTGAATTATTTTGACAGCGACACAAGGATGCTGTGAGACTAGTCCTGGCTCATACCTGATTGTAACCTGCGGAGCACACATCAAACAGACACGATGAGCAAACCAAGAGGCGACACTAAGGCAAACCAAGCCATTGACTGATGCTGGAGTCGTCAGACTTGGTGGCATCGACTCAGAATACATAAACAGACCTGAACCACTCAAAGTGATTAGATATTTCTTCAGAGAGCAAACTGATTCAGAATTACAATTTCGTGATGCACAAACATGCTTCGTACAGCCGCCAATTTACAAACATGGGGTAACGTGGGATGGAACAATGCAAATTTCGGGTAGATAACCATATCGCAACCAATTTACATTCATCATGGAAAATTGGGAATCTAGCTGCAGGACTTACGGCATACAGGGCTCACTCGTCTTCCACGCCGCCGAAGCGAGGGCTTGCCTGCCAAGGAAATGGCTGCTGGGGTTTGACTCTCCGAGGCCCGAGGCGGAGGAGGCCTTGGGGGAGAGCGAATCCAGCTAGCCGCGGCCGCGCATCAGGAAGGAGAAACCCTAGGCGAGGCTCCCGCGGCGGCCCAGTGGTGGCGTTGTGACCGCGGCGCACGGGCTCGGGAGGTGTCGGCCGCGCGTTGAGGCGGCGAGGGAGGGAACTGCTGGAGGCGTTCGATGCCGGCCGGGGAGAAGGCAAGCGGCGTTCGAGGCGGCGGACGGCGGGGGAGCCGCCGGAGGCTCAGAGCCTCACACCGCCGTCAGGTAACGGAGTCCGAGCACGAAGATCCAACAGCTGATAGTacatattttagttctagatgtatttagacgtattttagttctagaacatcctttttatccattttaatgataagtatttttagatggagggagtatatagaTAAGGATACTTGACTGCTATAAACACCCTCAAGCTTATTCTTCCAGAACTCCAACTAGGATCATGCATCTAATAATTGCACGTTCTACATCGATAGACTATCTTTGCTAATCTGGTAGCGCCTTTCCATCCTGTCTGGTTCAGATAATGGGCGTTCTCGAGACTCCAACTAGGATCATGTTCGAGGCCATCCTGAACGAACTGCCCcttcttagagcatctccagccgttcggcccCAGGGCGCCGAAAAAATAGAGCGGTCTGGGGCGAACCGGCGCTATATTGGTCTCTGGGGTTCGGTTCGCTCCCAGTCACGGGTCCCAGGGCGGCGAAGTTTGTTTCAATTTTTTGCAAACTCGGCAACTTTTGCATGAACTCGGCCATACTTCGTCGAAATTTGTACAAAAACTTAAAAACATGCATGAACTACGCCTAATAACTTATAAAAACGAACTAAAAAGCCTAGCCGCTGCCGCCGTCGTCGTCTACATGCCGAGAAGCCTGTAGAAGCGGGTGTAGTCGCCGCCGTCTACATGCCGCTTGACGGCCCGGCCtcgccctcgtcgtcgctgtcgatGACGATAACGCCGCCCTCCTCGGCGCGGCGACGTGCCTCGGCGCGGCTACCGGCCTGGGTCTCCAGGTACGCCCGACACTGGCGGCGCACCTGCTCGCGGACGTAGTCCTCCTTTGCCCATTTGAGGGCGGACTCGTCGTCGGGGGCCACCATGCCGGCGTGCTCCGGCTTCACGGGGAGCATGTCCGGCTCGGGCTTCGGCCGGACCAGGCGGAGGGAGCGCCTCGTCGGTGCCGTCGCAGGCGAGGGCTCATTGGTGATGAGGGCGCCGCTGCGAGCGCGACGCCCGAGCGGTGTCCTCTCCGGCTCGGGCTTGACAGGGCGGAGGGCCGGCGAGCCGGAGCTCGACGACGAGGACGACCCCAGCTCCATTTGCTGCGGCATCCAGGAACTGCCGCGGCGACAAGAGAAGGAGGGCCGCGTCGGGTACTCCAACTGCGGCACATTGCCGGTCTCGATGTGGCCGAGGACGACGTCGAGTGTGCGGCCGGGGACGCCCCACCACTCGCGCCGTCCTTCGGAGTTGAGGCGCCCGCGGGGGATGATGCCGTTGACGGAGGCGATCTGCTCCTCGCGGCGGCGCTTGAAGTACAGCGTCCACAGTGCTTCGCTGTCGGGCGCGTACCTCGGCTAGTTCCGCTGCTCCCCCGTCAGCGAGAAGCGGATGCGGGCGATCTCCGCCCGCCGTGCCGCCCCTTCGGGTACCGGCGGCACCGGGACGCCGCCGGCGCTCAGTCTCCATGCCCCCGGCACGCGCATGTCCGGGGGCGCCGGGTACTCGGCCTCGTACAGAAGGCGCGTCTCCGGCTCCTGGAGGTGTCGGGGGCCGAAACCGTTTGCCGCTGCACCGTCGCCTGGGTATCTCTCCGCCATGGTTTCGCCGGCAGTGAGAAGGCTCTTGcgcgagggggagggggaggctgTGGCGCTCACTGGCGGGGAGTGGGCGCCTTTTATAGCCGAAGCAGGGTGGCGGGGGGGGGGCATGCTGGCGGACGCGTGGCGGGAGCGGGCGGGACGCGCGTCGGCGGCGtcttcactgcgccgcccgtgaggcatcaatggaggctgaccggcgcggcagccttcgcattgattcccgcgggaaccgaggcgatgaggGCGACGAAGCGGCCGTctcgctgactcggcgggcccgcgAGCTGTTTCGTGCCAAAACACTCGCCCCGGCGCCCCCGGGCGACCCGGCGCgtcgggttcggcctgggtccgccggcgctgATTGCGGCCCAAGCCGGCGAAAAATGGgctcctgggggcgcgactgggccgttttTTGGCGCCGGCGCAAAAAGAGGGTCCGGGGAGGCCGTtctgggggcgcggctggagatgctcttaaggGGGAGACTTGTGTGAAATCTCACATTAGGTGAGATCAACGAGATTGAGATCCTTATAAATTTATTCTATGTTGACGTGGAATATTTGTATGTTGAGTTAAATGGTATTACCAATTTCATAGGATTTTTAGAGGATTCGAGCCGGTGATCGGGTCGATGCTGACGGTCTTTCATGCTTCAGCGAGGCACTCGTCTTCCTTGAACATCCACTTGACGTGAGGCTCGCCCGGCCTGGCGTTGGCCGTCCGCTTCTTCTTTCTCCCTTTCGgcgccggctccggctccggctccgctggttcttcctcctccacctcctcctccttgtcgGCGTCGTCGAGCTCATCCTCCATGTCGACGGCGGTGTCCATCGTTTCGTCTTGCGTGCTGAACCCAGGGCATGAAGCGGCGGTGACCGAGCCGCTTGTGATGATCTCGTCCCTGTCGACGTCGGTGTTGTTGAACTGTGGC contains:
- the LOC109754305 gene encoding probable LRR receptor-like serine/threonine-protein kinase At3g47570 isoform X4, whose protein sequence is MNLADNDLSGTIPEELVVSKKMFRFVTHHKRREVHTAPRNDEKKLKRVSYQDILKATNWLSSLHTISSTSTGSVYVGRFKSDRRLVAIKVFNLSEPSGSDSYCIECEVLRNTRHRNIMCPVTICSTLDSQNHEFKALIFKFMVNGSLDRWLHSEQHNGIPGRALNFGQRICIEADVASALDYVHNQLTPPLIHCDLKPENILLDDDMTARLSDFGSAKFLSPDMFIPESLDDVGGTVGYMAPEYGTGYEISIGADAYSFGVLLLELLTGKRPTDDMFVDGLTLPIFSESMFPERVAEILDPRMGHEEHQVCAEVWTQRYIVPLIALGLSCTVESPKDRPGMKDVCAKLSAIRDAFLEHRDDD
- the LOC109754305 gene encoding uncharacterized protein isoform X1 translates to MPSLLSLLCSLLILFSFNTTILEAAQANESEIDRWALLCFRYGVHYYPLHILNSWRADSLNFCGWKGVTCSTKFPPRVVSLNVTSARLGGKISGCVVNLTFLSSMNLADNDLSGTIPEELGKLPNLHTLNLAGNSLGDNIPDSIGTSNSLSYVNLANNSLTGGIPLSWANCSSLSTLILSRNNLSGVIPSPLFDNSSKLFMVDLQINSFTGLIPHFRNVTTLKFLCLTENFLSGSIPPTIGNVSSLTSILLGQNRLSGLIPETLSHITKLFELDLSFNSLSGSVPLSLYNMTSLKYFSVGSNALVGQIPSHIGYSLPNLQSLILGSNRLEGLIPTSIANMLNLQVLDLSNNSLHGSVPSLGSLANLRQLILGKNLLEAYDWSFLTSLASCTQLTKLSLEGNALKGSLPIAVVNLSTTLGDLSLASNQISGSIPAEISNLVNLTSLRMESNFLSGSIPSTIGKLQYLYILSLSNNKLSGLIPPSVGDITQLGKLYLSDNKLTGNIPGSLGLCKGLLELNLSRNNLNGSIPVELFANPPFSLGLDFSHNNLTGELPLELGTHGVGDGPTSLHMEVNKFHGQIPARWQLASTLQINLSHNELSGVVPELFGYLPMLEQLDLSYNNLEGAIPTSGIFENSTAVVLGGNKGLCSNSSRLALPICHGISSSGTKTKHHLSLMATLLLIVLPPLTIASLVLLWFSPALWKRAVFLFFQLAVVSKKMFRFVTHHKRREVHTAPRNDEKKLKRVSYQDILKATNWLSSLHTISSTSTGSVYVGRFKSDRRLVAIKVFNLSEPSGSDSYCIECEVLRNTRHRNIMCPVTICSTLDSQNHEFKALIFKFMVNGSLDRWLHSEQHNGIPGRALNFGQRICIEADVASALDYVHNQLTPPLIHCDLKPENILLDDDMTARLSDFGSAKFLSPDMFIPESLDDVGGTVGYMAPEYGTGYEISIGADAYSFGVLLLELLTGKRPTDDMFVDGLTLPIFSESMFPERVAEILDPRMGHEEHQVCAEVWTQRYIVPLIALGLSCTVESPKDRPGMKDVCAKLSAIRDAFLEHRDDD
- the LOC109754305 gene encoding probable LRR receptor-like serine/threonine-protein kinase At3g47570 isoform X3; translated protein: MPSLLSLLCSLLILFSFNTTILEAAQANESEIDRWALLCFRYGVHYYPLHILNSWRADSLNFCGWKGVTCSTKFPPRVVSLNVTSARLGGKISGCVVNLTFLSSMNLADNDLSGTIPEELVVSKKMFRFVTHHKRREVHTAPRNDEKKLKRVSYQDILKATNWLSSLHTISSTSTGSVYVGRFKSDRRLVAIKVFNLSEPSGSDSYCIECEVLRNTRHRNIMCPVTICSTLDSQNHEFKALIFKFMVNGSLDRWLHSEQHNGIPGRALNFGQRICIEADVASALDYVHNQLTPPLIHCDLKPENILLDDDMTARLSDFGSAKFLSPDMFIPESLDDVGGTVGYMAPEYGTGYEISIGADAYSFGVLLLELLTGKRPTDDMFVDGLTLPIFSESMFPERVAEILDPRMGHEEHQVCAEVWTQRYIVPLIALGLSCTVESPKDRPGMKDVCAKLSAIRDAFLEHRDDD
- the LOC109754305 gene encoding uncharacterized protein isoform X2, producing MNLADNDLSGTIPEELGKLPNLHTLNLAGNSLGDNIPDSIGTSNSLSYVNLANNSLTGGIPLSWANCSSLSTLILSRNNLSGVIPSPLFDNSSKLFMVDLQINSFTGLIPHFRNVTTLKFLCLTENFLSGSIPPTIGNVSSLTSILLGQNRLSGLIPETLSHITKLFELDLSFNSLSGSVPLSLYNMTSLKYFSVGSNALVGQIPSHIGYSLPNLQSLILGSNRLEGLIPTSIANMLNLQVLDLSNNSLHGSVPSLGSLANLRQLILGKNLLEAYDWSFLTSLASCTQLTKLSLEGNALKGSLPIAVVNLSTTLGDLSLASNQISGSIPAEISNLVNLTSLRMESNFLSGSIPSTIGKLQYLYILSLSNNKLSGLIPPSVGDITQLGKLYLSDNKLTGNIPGSLGLCKGLLELNLSRNNLNGSIPVELFANPPFSLGLDFSHNNLTGELPLELGTHGVGDGPTSLHMEVNKFHGQIPARWQLASTLQINLSHNELSGVVPELFGYLPMLEQLDLSYNNLEGAIPTSGIFENSTAVVLGGNKGLCSNSSRLALPICHGISSSGTKTKHHLSLMATLLLIVLPPLTIASLVLLWFSPALWKRAVFLFFQLAVVSKKMFRFVTHHKRREVHTAPRNDEKKLKRVSYQDILKATNWLSSLHTISSTSTGSVYVGRFKSDRRLVAIKVFNLSEPSGSDSYCIECEVLRNTRHRNIMCPVTICSTLDSQNHEFKALIFKFMVNGSLDRWLHSEQHNGIPGRALNFGQRICIEADVASALDYVHNQLTPPLIHCDLKPENILLDDDMTARLSDFGSAKFLSPDMFIPESLDDVGGTVGYMAPEYGTGYEISIGADAYSFGVLLLELLTGKRPTDDMFVDGLTLPIFSESMFPERVAEILDPRMGHEEHQVCAEVWTQRYIVPLIALGLSCTVESPKDRPGMKDVCAKLSAIRDAFLEHRDDD